A genomic region of Roseateles amylovorans contains the following coding sequences:
- a CDS encoding HlyD family secretion protein, with protein MPKFLRISNLLVASAALGGIALVLYVWRLPPFHGAIESTENAYVRGSVTVMAAKVDGYVTEVLVQDFAAVEAGQVLVRLDGRHYVHRLEQARAALAAQRASLANVVQARHVREAGVANAQAQLAAAQAQQVNADAQWSRAQADHRRSLALVGDGSVSQREHEQTESVLRQTEASQRLAQAQAQQARAAIAAAQQELRAVEVNREAIEAAIEGALAAVHVAELDLEHTRIRAPRRGHVGEIGVKLGQYVTPGAQLLALVPAEVWVVANFKEDQASAIAPGQSAWVQVDGLGHARLKGRVERLSPAMGSEFSFFRPDNATGNFTKVPQRMPVRIAVDADDPLAGRLRPGMSVIAEVDTGSLQP; from the coding sequence ATGCCCAAGTTCCTCAGGATCAGCAACCTCCTGGTGGCGAGCGCCGCACTCGGTGGCATCGCGCTGGTCCTCTATGTCTGGCGGCTCCCGCCGTTTCACGGCGCGATCGAGTCCACCGAGAACGCGTATGTGCGCGGGAGCGTGACCGTCATGGCCGCCAAGGTCGATGGCTATGTGACCGAGGTGCTGGTGCAGGACTTCGCCGCGGTCGAGGCGGGTCAGGTGCTGGTGCGTCTGGACGGTCGCCATTACGTCCATCGGCTGGAACAGGCCCGGGCCGCACTGGCGGCGCAGCGGGCCAGCCTGGCCAACGTGGTGCAGGCCCGCCATGTGCGGGAGGCCGGCGTGGCCAATGCGCAGGCCCAACTGGCGGCGGCTCAGGCCCAGCAGGTGAATGCGGACGCGCAGTGGAGCCGGGCGCAGGCGGACCATCGCCGGTCGTTGGCGCTGGTGGGCGATGGCTCGGTGTCGCAGCGCGAGCATGAGCAGACCGAGAGCGTCCTGCGCCAGACCGAAGCCAGCCAGCGGCTGGCCCAGGCGCAGGCGCAGCAGGCCCGGGCGGCCATCGCGGCGGCCCAGCAGGAATTGCGGGCGGTGGAGGTGAATCGCGAGGCCATCGAGGCCGCGATCGAAGGCGCCCTGGCGGCGGTTCATGTGGCGGAGCTCGATCTGGAGCACACCCGCATCCGCGCGCCGCGCCGTGGGCATGTCGGTGAGATCGGCGTGAAGCTCGGTCAGTATGTGACGCCCGGCGCTCAACTGCTGGCCTTGGTACCCGCTGAGGTGTGGGTGGTGGCCAATTTCAAGGAGGACCAGGCGAGCGCCATCGCACCGGGACAGTCCGCCTGGGTGCAGGTGGATGGCCTGGGTCACGCGCGGCTCAAGGGGCGGGTGGAGCGACTCTCTCCGGCCATGGGGTCGGAGTTCAGCTTCTTTCGCCCGGACAACGCCACCGGCAACTTCACCAAGGTGCCGCAGCGCATGCCGGTGCGCATTGCGGTGGATGCCGATGATCCGCTGGCCGGCCGGCTGCGCCCCGGCATGTCGGTGATTGCGGAAGTCGACACCGGGTCCTTGCAGCCATGA
- a CDS encoding MFS transporter, with amino-acid sequence MNALSPSPSIQTGFSPSRAAIGALLGLTQGFGLYLVSNNLGAIQGSLGATAAEASWLTTAYFATALWASLLITKIRLQVGLRIFTVASLWLFLGVAVLHQLADNLGSALAVRAALGLAAAPLSTLAIYYMLEALPPRWAPVALLAGFTFLQLPGPLSRVLAPDLLVSGRWQGLFLLDVALALLSLAAIHAVPLKPQPRQPVFGRGDLLSVPLYAVGLVLLCVVVSQGRLAWWADAPWLGACLAGAIACLGLYVLVDLNRVSPLLDLRWLTQPYMLRFVAGVLLFRIVLSEQNVGVVGLMSALGQTNEQMQLLFALVSVGLVAGFALAPVIAARCGTPWLSVLAAALVVVAAVMDSEASALSRPEQFHLSQGLMAVALGLFFSASLLLGFGPVMAEGGQHLVSLLAAFSGAQLMGSLFGSAWASTFVAQRQTWHVHALTEQMATGNPLLAQQVAHVSGWAGQLTGDPVSRAQQGLALLLQQITRESTVLAYNDLFQRMALLAAAMTLWLTVLAWRAHRRRVHDSGTSPSSPASPPASPPASGASTASASPRSV; translated from the coding sequence ATGAACGCGCTTTCGCCCTCGCCATCCATCCAGACCGGGTTCTCACCCTCGCGTGCGGCGATCGGGGCGCTGCTGGGGCTGACCCAGGGCTTCGGGCTGTATCTGGTGAGCAACAACCTCGGTGCCATCCAGGGATCGCTGGGGGCGACGGCGGCCGAGGCCAGTTGGCTCACCACCGCCTACTTCGCGACCGCCCTGTGGGCCTCGCTGCTGATCACCAAGATTCGGCTGCAGGTCGGGCTGAGGATCTTCACCGTGGCCAGCCTGTGGCTGTTCCTGGGCGTCGCGGTCTTGCATCAACTGGCCGACAACCTGGGCTCGGCCCTGGCAGTGCGCGCCGCGCTGGGCCTGGCCGCCGCGCCGCTGAGCACGCTGGCAATCTACTACATGCTGGAAGCGCTGCCGCCACGGTGGGCGCCGGTGGCGCTGCTGGCGGGCTTCACCTTCCTTCAGCTGCCGGGACCGCTGAGCCGCGTGCTGGCGCCGGATCTGTTGGTGTCCGGTCGCTGGCAGGGCCTGTTCCTGCTGGATGTGGCCCTGGCCCTGCTGAGCCTGGCCGCCATCCATGCGGTGCCGTTGAAACCGCAGCCGCGGCAGCCGGTGTTTGGCCGTGGCGACCTGCTGAGCGTGCCGCTCTACGCGGTCGGCCTGGTCCTGTTGTGCGTGGTCGTCTCTCAGGGGCGGCTGGCTTGGTGGGCTGACGCACCCTGGTTGGGCGCGTGCCTGGCTGGCGCCATCGCCTGCCTCGGGCTGTATGTGCTGGTCGACCTCAACCGTGTCAGTCCGCTGCTGGACCTGCGCTGGCTGACGCAGCCCTACATGCTGCGTTTCGTGGCGGGCGTGCTGCTGTTTCGCATCGTGCTGTCGGAGCAGAACGTGGGCGTGGTGGGCCTGATGTCGGCGCTGGGCCAGACCAATGAGCAGATGCAGCTGCTGTTCGCGTTGGTCAGCGTGGGACTGGTGGCCGGGTTTGCGCTGGCGCCGGTGATCGCGGCCCGCTGCGGCACGCCGTGGCTGTCGGTGCTGGCCGCAGCCCTGGTGGTGGTCGCTGCCGTCATGGACAGCGAGGCCAGCGCGCTCAGCCGCCCCGAGCAGTTCCATCTGAGCCAAGGGTTGATGGCGGTCGCGCTGGGGCTGTTCTTCTCGGCGTCGCTGCTGCTGGGTTTCGGTCCGGTGATGGCGGAGGGCGGACAGCATCTGGTGAGTCTGCTCGCTGCCTTCAGTGGGGCGCAACTGATGGGCAGCCTGTTCGGGTCGGCCTGGGCCAGCACCTTCGTGGCGCAGCGGCAGACCTGGCATGTCCACGCGCTGACCGAGCAGATGGCGACGGGGAATCCGCTGCTGGCCCAACAGGTGGCGCATGTCAGCGGCTGGGCCGGACAGCTGACCGGCGACCCGGTGAGCCGCGCCCAGCAAGGGTTGGCGTTGCTGCTGCAGCAGATCACCCGCGAGTCGACGGTGCTGGCCTACAACGACCTGTTCCAGCGGATGGCCCTCCTGGCCGCCGCCATGACGCTGTGGCTCACGGTGCTGGCTTGGCGCGCGCATCGCCGCCGGGTCCACGACTCCGGCACATCCCCCTCATCTCCGGCATCCCCTCCGGCATCCCCTCCCGCATCCGGTGCATCCACCGCATCAGCGTCGCCCCGTTCTGTCTGA